TGATCGGCGAGACAGCGCCCGTATCGGCACGCCGCCATGTCATCACAAACGCGCCCATCCACCGCAAGCCGGGGCGTGTTGAACTCAGGCTGGCGACCCTATGCGGGATAGATGCCGATGGCCGCGAGATAGTTGATTTCGAAGCCGCGACTCTTTCCGGGTGTGTAAGCCGCCTGCCGATTGCACACGGGCTGATATATCTGCCCGCCGAGGTTGAGTATCTTCCCACTGGCGCGCTGGTGCAATTTCAGCCCTTCTGCCCTGTTTAGCGAGCAGTACCTTGCGACATTCCTAACGGCTTCGATCATGGCAATGTAATTAGACGGTCATTCCCATTCCATCTGCTCGATAGCATTCTGGGCACTGCGGCCCGCAAGGCTCTCAAATTCGATCAGATGTGCCTTGGTGGATCGGTCGATGTCCAGGGCCTCGATCGTACTGCCGCCATCGTCGATCAGAGCGCCGATCTGGCGATCTGGCTGCGTAGGGCGACACGACGACTGGCCGCTTTCCTAAAATGCTGCGCACGCAATGCTGCAAGGTCACAGGCGGCTCTCCGCCCCTTGCGAAGGCGTCGCGGGCGAACGACGTGCCCGGCCCAAACCGACCGGTCGGCCTTTTGCATAGGGTTCGTCAAAGCGGTCGCTCAGGAATGCCGCAGCATACGACAGCAGACAGCCTCTTTGCGGACGGTCATATTGAGCGCAGCATGTCTTCTGCCCCTGACGTTTGGGACGGGACGCTGCCTGTAGGTCCCGCAGCGTTGCTCCTTCAGAGACTTATGAAAGCCGCCGTTCGAAATTTAGTTCGACGACGTCGCATCTGCAGCGGTTCCGAAGCGCGGCAGACTAACCGTCGCTTTGCTATGTGTAGTCAACAGCGTATCACGCAGAAATGCGATCTGAGCCGTCTCTTCTATAATTTCCGCCAGATATTGTGCGGCCATTATTGTTTTGCCAACCCCGATTGTACCGTGATTAGCTAGAACAGCAGCGCAGATGGACGGGTCACGGAACACTGGCGAAATATCTTCCTCGGTTTGTGGCCCGCCTGCTGCAGACAGCGGTATCAGGGGCATCCGCCCGATCTTTTCGATGGTCTGAACTGTCAAACAAGGGATTTCTATTCCTGCACTGGCATAGCCAGTAGCCCAAGGGCTGTGACAGTGGACAATCGCATTGATGTCAGGGCGAATGCGATACAGGTCCAGATGAAATCCAAGGTCCTTGGATGGCTTGTGGCTTGAGGACAAAACTGTGCCATCCAGAAGCACAACCTGCAGATTATCTCGGGTGCATTCTGCAAAACCCACACCAGAGGGTTTGATGACAATTGCGTCCCCTGTCGCCAATCGCATCGATAGATTGCCGCCAGCGTTGGTTTGCAAACGCAGATCGAAGCAGCGACGGGCGCTGGCAA
The Roseinatronobacter monicus DNA segment above includes these coding regions:
- a CDS encoding class II aldolase/adducin family protein, with product MDALIASARRCFDLRLQTNAGGNLSMRLATGDAIVIKPSGVGFAECTRDNLQVVLLDGTVLSSSHKPSKDLGFHLDLYRIRPDINAIVHCHSPWATGYASAGIEIPCLTVQTIEKIGRMPLIPLSAAGGPQTEEDISPVFRDPSICAAVLANHGTIGVGKTIMAAQYLAEIIEETAQIAFLRDTLLTTHSKATVSLPRFGTAADATSSN